A single region of the Gasterosteus aculeatus chromosome 1, fGasAcu3.hap1.1, whole genome shotgun sequence genome encodes:
- the unc80 gene encoding protein unc-80 homolog isoform X20: protein MVKRKSLDDNEPECGKGIPFPIQTFLWRQTSAFLRPKLGKQYEASCVSFERVLVENKLHGLSPALSEAIQSISRWELVQAALPHVLHCTSILLSNRNRLGHQDKLGVAETKLLHTLHWMLLDAAQECNHEPSLSHGWSGGSSSSAFLQPVGNQGSSPGAPGSGSGSALGGSGPQHGGSLPEEDEHARTKLFHKSMATVELFVFLFAPLIHRIKESDLTFRLASGLVIWQPMWEHRQPDIPAFTALIKPVRNIVTAKRNSPVNNQCSPCGSGNPGPMGFQVVCEAAQSDSSSPAAGERSCRRGNSVEKGGPSQQPPAVKGPSKKKTSAPAGLLTSMAQRARYATYFDVAVLRCLLQPHWTEEGVHWALMFYLQRLRQILEERPERTSEPSVTPLPRPRSSSMVAATPSLVNTHKTQDMTLKCNEEGKSLSTETFTKVSLTSLRRQAVPDLSSDLGMSIFKKFKNRRDDRERKGSIPYHHAGKKRQRRMGVPFLLHEDHLDVSPTRSTFSFGSFSGLGDDRRALDRGGWQATIMGKFTRRGSTDTAADADSLSAKHSHSHHSLLRDMPDHSNSHSDNTVREVRSQISTITMAAFNTTVASFNVGYADFFTEHMKKLCNPVTVPEMPVEPLACANLPRSFTDSCINYSCLEEGENIEGTNNFVQKNGMLDLTAVLRALYAVLSHDISSRICDVALNIIDCLLQLSVVPDMGKKLCKPDNKENQEARAKDTAGQGLGAGAQGGGSLPGAGGGGDGGGGGGGGGGGGGGGGSGGGSGQGSKDDVKNNKDYDKKEEGSGFSTHRLALTMLIKIVKSLGCAYGCGEGHRGLSGDRLRMQAQNCLTSLYKLDKVQFRQTMREYVNKDSLNNIVDFLHALLGFCMEPITDNKAGFGNNFTTGDNKSVAQNMEAVVVGCMFKSLITRCASTTHELHSPENLGLYCDIRQLVQFIKEAHGNVFRRVALSALLDSAEKVTTTKKPEEKEEAKQPGPRRSEAGVSGEKGQVSSAADECRSYISSRPPQTPEHDEQIPGALLGRKDFWRKMFKSQSAASDTSSQSEQDTSECTTAHSGTTTDRRSRSRSRRISLRKKLKLPIGNWLKRSSLSGLTDGVEDLLDISSVDRLSFIRQSSKVKFTSAVKLLEGGAVGPEFARDEEENFFKRLGPHGFQERLAASQEAMKNKNVVNLGAIRQGMKRFQFLLNCCEPGTIPDASILAAALDLEAPVVARASLFLECARFVHRCNRGNWPEWMKGHHVNITKRGLSRGRSPVVGNKRNQKLQWNAAKHFCQWGDAIGTRLSELCHSDSESPANILGYIFDEETKRRMRKEDEEEDYLDDNTVNPTKCGCPFALKMAACQLLLEITTFLRETFPCLPRPRTEPLVDLESCRLRLDPDLGRQRYERKISFAGILDDEDGHDSLNSSSHTLKSDTVCDEKKQSEVQAPSRKIRIGGSRLLQIKGARSFRIKKGGSLSSIRRAGSLKSTKIPRQDSGSENDEGLLSQTHSRDTVTDIGSPFSTSEPSIEPEGQGSGGAEDNYHRNMSWLHIMILLCNQQSFICTHVDFCHPRCYQHHSRSCARLVRAIKLVYGETVDSLREESASSGFIGARAKKSKECSDKSCLRTPSMKRRPTDSNTEGKKDTGMLKYIRNQVMSLSPAPLSLLIKAAPILTDDMYGDIQPAAWELLLSVDEHMAAAAAAMFLLCAVKVPDAVTEMMMAEFQHQEACQRINSVLKFYTLWRFRYQVWPRMEEGAQQIFKIPPPSINFTLPSPILGMPCVPIFDPPWVPQNTGSVRDPINEDQSKSFSARAVSRSHQRAEHILKNLQQEEEKRRLGREASIITAIPVAQEACYEPTCSPPPEQEEEAEEVVNLASRRLSVSPSCASSNSHRNYSFRRGSVWSVRSLASAEDEENTTEHTPTHHMLQPPQAVFPACICAAVLPIVHLMEDGEVREDGVAVSAVAQQILWNCLIEDPALVLRHFLEKLTVSNRQDELMFMLRKLLLNIGDLPAQTSHILFNYLVGLIMYFVRTPCEWGMDAISATLTFLWEVVGYVEGLFFKDLKQTMKKEQCEVKLLVTASMPGTKTLVVHGQNECDIPTQLPVHEDTQFEALLKECLEFFNIPEARSAHYFLMDKRWNLIHYSKTYVRDIYPFRRSVSPQLNLVHMLPEKGQELIQKQVFSRKLEEVGRVLFLISLTQNMPAVHKQSHVSLLQEDLLRLPSFPRTAIDAEFSLATEPQGKELFGLDTLHKVLWIKLLEEMFLGMPSEYPWGDEMMLFLNVFNGALLLHPEDSALLRQYTATAINTAVHFNHLFSLSGYQWILPTMLQVYADYESNPLLRRGIEFCCRQFYILHRKPFVLQLFASVAPLLEFTTSTSTGLSKGVSAQCLFDLLISLEGETKDALDALELVKAEKPLRSLDFCYGNEDLAFSVSDSIKLCVTVAAYAPESFRSLQMLMVLEALVPCHLQKLKINTVTMESASAARDEIAAIAALATSLQALLYSSESLTRPMTAPQMSRSDQGHKGGTAANHAMSGGVNTRDNLHLLEEGQGMPREELDERIAREEFRRPRESLLNICTEFYKHCGPRLKILQNVAGEPRVTALELLDIKSHMRLAEIAHALLKLAPYDTLTMESRGLRRYIMEMLPITDWSSEAVRPALILILKRLDRMFNKIHKMPTLRCARPQALCTRRQVEWEAASSLIEGICLTLQRQPIISFLPHLRSLINVCVNLVMGVVGPSSVADGLPLLHLSPYLSPPLPFSTAVVRLVALQIQALKEDFPLSHVISPFTNQERREGMLLNLLIPFVLTVGSGSKDSPHLEQPEIFLLLQTVINILLPPRIISTSRTKNFMLDASPAHCSTPGDTGKDLRREGLAESTSQAAYLALKVVLVCFERSLGNQWYRLSLQVKEMALRKVGGLAFWDFIDFIVRTRIPIFVLLRPFIQCKLLTQPADSQEEITARHHIADQLERRFIPRPLCKSSLFAEFNNELKILKEAVHSGSAYQGKTSISTVGTSTSAYRLSLATMSRSNTGTGTVWEQESQPSRQPSQDTLSRTDEDDEENDSMSIPSVVSEHEAFLPRMMAQRRFSSHATGSVASQPEVPRATMLPSHSEPNVLDESQGLLQEGNLSRVASVQSEPGPQNLLLQPPLGRKRGLRQLRRPLLSIPKNEPRGRSGARISTTRRGIQPKNKPLETLLDCEAHADQKRSVTFTENQGQGTGGTTEPAAEARKASPALSKSPTLEAASVSSATVTADLHGPAETQVAPAVSSKERREQWGLRSSLSPPHSISRPSTPTHPSRTCSPLPLSRTCSPLALSRTSSPLPPPLPVLGTAPAPGPPPPPPLPPAPLLPPPPPGAPRIRESPGDEDTAALLPRGDTLLQLSEDGGTENPLLRPLLSHPSPRRRPLPFSPVDLDLDESHV from the exons GACCTGACCTTTCGATTGGCCAGCGGCCTGGTGATATGGCAGCCGATGTGGGAGCACCGGCAGCCCGACATCCCCGCCTTCACCGCGCTCATCAAACCAGTCAGAAACATTGTAACAG CAAAGAGGAACTCCCCCGTCAACAACCAGTGCAGCCCCTGTGGATCCGGCAACCCGGGTCCCATG GGATTCCAGGTGGTTTGCGAAGCCGCCCAATCGGATTCCTCCTCCCCCGCAGCTGGAGAGAGGAGCTGTCGTCGTGGTAACTCGGTCGAGAAAGGTGGCCCTTCCCAACAACCCCCAGCAGTGAAAGGTCCTTCCAAGAAAAA GACATCAGCGCCCGCCGGCCTGCTGACCTCCATGGCCCAACGAGCACGCTACGCAACGTACTTCGATGTGGCGGTGCTGCGCTGCCTGCTGCAGCCGCACTGGACAGAGGAGGGCGTGCACTGGGCCCTGATGTTCTACCTGCAGCGCCTGAGGCAGATCCTGGAGGAGAGACCCGAGCGCACCTCCGAACCCTCGGTGACGCCTCTGCCGCGTCCCCGCAGCAGCTCCATGGTGGCGGCTACGCCGTCACTGGTCAACACCCACAAGACTCAG GACATGACTCTGAAATGCAACGAAGAGGGGAAGTCTCTGAGCACAGAGACGTTTACGAAGGTCTCTCTGACCAGCCTCCGTCGTCAGGCCGTCCCTGACCTCTCCTCCGACCTGGGCATGAGCATTTTCAAGAAG TTTAAGAACCGGCGTGACGACCGCGAGCGAAAGGGCTCCATCCCGTACCATCACGCGGGGAAGAAGCGCCAGCGGCGTATGGGCGTTCCCTTCCTGCTCCACGAGGACCACCTGGACGTCTCGCCCACCCGCAGCACCTTCTCCTTCGGTAGCTTCTCGGGCCTCGGGGATGACCGACGGGCTCTGGACCGCGGGGGCTGGCAGGCCACCATCATGG GCAAGTTCACACGGAGGGGCAGCACGGACACTGCTGCAGACGCCGATAGTCTGAGTGCCAAGCACTCTCATTCCCACCACTCTTTGCTCAGAGACATGCCCGACCACTCCAACAGCCACAGCGATAACACCGTCAGAGAGG TGCGATCTCAGATCTCCACCATCACCATGGCTGCATTCAACACCACGGTGGCGTCATTCAACGTCGGCTACGCCGACTTCTTCACGGAGCACATGAAGAAGCTGTGCAACCCCGTCACTGTCCCCGAGATGCCTGTGGAGCCGCTGGCCTGCGCCAACCTGCCACGCAGCTTCACCGACTCCTGCATCAACTACTCCTGtctggaggaaggggagaaCATTGAGGGCACCAACAACTTTGTGCAGAAGAACGGCATGCTGGACCTCACT GCTGTGCTGCGGGCTCTCTACGCCGTCCTCAGCCACGACATCAGCTCCAGGATCTGCGACGTGGCTCTCAATATCATCGACTGCCTGCTGCAGCTGAGCGTGGTGCCCGACATGGGCAAGAAGCTGTGCAAGCCCGACAACAAGGAGAACCAGGAGGCCCGAGCCAAAGACACGGCCGGTCAGGGCCTCGGAGCGGGCGCCCAGGGAGGCGGGTCCCTCCcgggggcgggtggagggggcgatggtggtggtggtggtggaggaggaggaggaggaggaggaggggggggaagtggtGGAGGGAGTGGGCAAGGGAGCAAAGATGATGTGAAAAATAACAAGGATTACGATAAAAAG GAAGAAGGCTCTGGCTTCAGCACCCACCGCCTGGCTCTCACCATGCTGATAAAAATAGTGAAGTCGCTGGGCTGTGCCTATGGCTGTGGCGAGGGACACCGCGGCTTGTCAGGGGATCGCCTCCGGATGCAG GCCCAGAACTGCCTGACCAGCCTTTATAAGCTGGACAAGGTGCAGTTTCGACAGACAATGCGCGAGTACGTCAACAAAGATTCTCTCAATAACATAGTGGACTTCCTGCATGCACTGCTGGGCTTCTGCATGGAGCCCATCACTGACA ACAAGGCAGGCTTCGGTAACAACTTCACCACGGGGGACAACAAGTCCGTGGCCCAGAACATGGAGGCGGTTGTGGTGGGCTGCATGTTCAAGTCTCTCATAACCCGCTGCGCGTCGACCACACACGAGCTGCACAGCCCCGAGAACCTG GGCCTGTACTGTGACATCCGCCAGCTGGTGCAGTTCATTAAGGAGGCCCATGGAAATGTGTTCCGCCGGGTGGCGCTGAGCGCCCTCCTGGACAGCGCCGAGAAGGTCACCACCACCAAGAAAcccgaggagaaggaagaggccAAGCAGCCGGGACCCAGGAG gtcaGAGGCGGGTGTGTCCGGGGAGAAGGGTCAGGTGTCCAGTGCTGCAGATGAGTGTCGCAGCTACATCTCCAGTAGACCCCCCCAGACCCCCGAACA TGACGAGCAGATCCCCGGCGCTCTGCTGGGCAGGAAGGACTTCTGGAGGAAGATGTTCAAGTCGCAGAGCGCCGCCAGCGACACCAGCAGCCAATCCGAGCAGGACACCTCCGAGTGCACCACCGCACACTCCGGCACCACCACGGACCGGCGCTCGCGTTCCAGATCCCGCCGCATCTCGCTTCGCAAGAAACTGAAGCTGCCGATAG GCAACTGGTTGAAGCGTTCTTCCCTTTCTGGACTGACCGACGGTGTTGAGGACCTGCTGGACATCAGCTCGGTGGATCGTCTCTCCTTCATACGTCAgagttcaaag GTGAAGTTCACCAGCGCGGTGAAGCTGCTGGAGGGCGGCGCGGTGGGGCCGGAGTTCGccagggacgaggaggagaattTCTTCAAGCGGCTCG GACCTCACGGCTTTCAAGAGCGTCTGGCGGCCAGCCAGGAGGCCATGAAGAACAAGAACGTAGTGAATCTGGGCGCCATTCGACAGGGCATGAAGCGCTTCCAGTTCCTGCTGAACTGCTGCGAGCCGGGGACCATACCGGACGCCTCCATCCTCGCCGCTGCTCTGGACCTG GAAGCTCCTGTCGTGGCCCGGGCCTCCCTCTTCCTCGAATGCGCCCGGTTTGTGCACCGCTGTAACCGTGGCAACTGGCCGGAGTGGATGAAGGGCCACCACGTAAACATTACCAAGAGAGGCCTCTCGCGGGGTCGATCACCTGTTGTGGGCAACAAAAGAAACCAGAAGCTCCAGTGGAACGCCGCCAAACATTTCTGCCAGTGGGGAGAT GCCATCGGCACGAGGCTCAGTGAACTGTGTCACTCTGACAGCGAGAGCCCTGCAAACATCCTGGGTTACATCTTTGATGAGGAGACCAAACGGAGGATGAGAAaagaagacgaggaagaggactATCTGGATGACA ACACAGTCAATCCTACAAAATGTGGCTGCCCCTTCGCTCTGAAGATGGCTGCCTGCCAGCTGTTGTTGGAAATCACCACTTTCCTGCGGGAGACCTTTCCCTGCCTACCACGCCCACGCACCGAACCACTGGTG GATCTTGAAAGCTGCCGCCTGCGGCTGGACCCGGATCTCGGCCGCCAGCGCTACGAGAGGAAGATCAGCTTTGCGGGAATCCTCGACGACGAGGACGGCCACGACTcgctcaacagcagcagccacacgCTGAAGTCCGACACCGTCTGCGACGAGAAGAAGCAGTCTGAAGTCCAAG CGCCGAGCCGGAAGATTCGCATCGGGGGCTCCCGGCTGCTCCAGATCAAAGGCGCTCGCAGCTTCCGCATAAAGAAAGGCGGCTCCCTGTCCTCCATACGCCGGGCCGGGAGCCTCAAGAGCACCAAGATACCGCGGCAGGACTCCGGGTCGGAGAACGACGAGGGGCTGCTGTCGCAAACGCACAGCAGGGATACCGTCACCGACATCG GCAGTCCCTTCAGCACCAGTGAACCCAGCATAGAGCCGGAGGGTCAGGGCTCTGGGGGAGCAGAGGACAACTACCACCGCAACATGTCCTGGCTCCAC ATTATGATCCTGCTGTGCAACCAGCAGAGCTTCATCTGCACCCACGTGGACTTCTGCCACCCTCGCTGTTACCAGCACCACAGCCGCTCCTGCGCCCGTCTGGTGCGCGCCATCAAGCTCGTGTACGGGGAGACAGTGGACAGCCTGAGAGAGGAGAGCGCCTCCTCCGGTTTTATTGGGGCGCGTGCCAAGAAGAGCAAAGAG TGTTCAGACAAGTCTTGCCTGAGGACCCCGTCTATGAAGAGGAGACCCACGGACTCCAACACGGAGGGGAAGAAGGACACCGGCATGCTCAAGTACATCCGCAACCAG GTGATGAGCCTGTCGCCGGCGCCGCTTTCGCTGCTGATCAAGGCGGCTCCCATCTTGACCGACGACATGTACGGAGACATCCAGCCAGCGGCCTGGGAGCTCCTGCTCAGTGTGGATGAACACATGGCGGCCGCGGCAG CTGCCATGTTCCTCCTGTGTGCTGTCAAGGTCCCCGACGCGGTGACCGAAATGATGATGGCAGAGTTCCAGCACCAGGAGGCCTGCCAGCGCATCAACTCCGTCCTGAAGTTTTACACACTGTGGCGTTTTCGCTACCAGGTGTGGCCTCGCATGGAAGAAGGAGCCCAGCAGATCTTTAAG aTCCCTCCCCCCAGCATCAACTTCACTCTGCCATCTCCTATACTCGGCATGCCTTGTGTTCCCATATTTGACCCTCCTTGGGTGCCCCAGAATACAGGCAGCGTCCGGGACCCGATCAATGAAGACCAGTCC AAATCCTTCTCGGCGCGGGCGGTGTCGCGCTCCCACCAGCGGGCCGAGCACATCCTGAAGAacctgcagcaggaggaggagaagcgccGCCTGGGGCGCGAGGCCAGCATCATCACGGCCATCCCCGTGGCCCAGGAGGCCTGCTACGAGCCCACGTGCAGCCCCCCGcccgagcaggaggaggaag CAGAAGAAGTGGTGAACCTGGCTTCGCGCCGTCTGTCCGTCAGCCCCTCCTGCGCCTCTAGCAACTCCCACAGGAACTATTCTTTCCGTCGGGGTTCCGTGTGGTCGGTCCGCTCGCTGGCCAGCGCCGAAG atGAAGAGAACACAACGGAACACACTCCTACACACCACATGTTACAGCCTCCCCAAGCcgttttcccagcatgcatctgtgCCGCAGTCCTACCAATCGTGCACCTGATGGAGGACGGGGAGGTCCGAGAGGATGGTGTGGCCG TGAGTGCTGTTGCCCAACAAATCCTGTGGAACTGCCTAATTGAAGATCCGGCCCTGGTTCTCCGCCACTTCCTGGAAAAGCTAACAGTGAGCAATCGACAG gATGAGCTGATGTTCATGTTAAGGAAGCTGCTGCTCAACATCGGAGATCTGCCGGCTCAGACCTCTCATATCCTCTTCAACTATCTG GTGGGACTGATCATGTATTTTGTGCGGACCCCGTGTGAGTGGGGAATGGACGCCATCTCTGCCACGTTGACCTTCCTGTGGGAGGTGGTCGGCTATGTGGAGGGGCTCTTCTTCAAAGACCTCAAGCAGACCATGAAGAAGGAGCAGTGTGAAGTCAAGCTGCTGGTCACTGCATCCATGCCAG GAACCAAGACGCTGGTGGTGCATGGGCAGAACGAATGTGATATCCCAACACAGCTTCCAGTCCATGAAGACACTCAGTTTGAAGCCCTACTCAAG GAGTGCCTGGAATTTTTCAACATTCCTGAGGCCAGATCGGCACACTACTTCCTCATGGACAAACGATGGAACCTCATCCATTATAGCAAG ACATACGTGAGAGACATCTACCCCTTCCGGAGATCAGTCTCTCCGCAGCTTAACCTGGTCCACATGCTGCCTGAGAAAGGACAGGAGCTGATCCAGAAACAG GTGTTTTCCCGTAAACTAGAGGAAGTTGGACgtgtcctcttcctcatctcccTCACTCAAAACATGCCGGCCGTGCACAAGCAGTCCCACGTCTCCCTGCTGCAGGAAGACCTCCTCCGCCTGCCGTCCTTCCCGCGGACCGCCATCGACGCTGAGTTCTCGCTGGCCACCGAGCCTCAAG GCAAGGAGCTGTTTGGGCTGGACACCCTCCACAAGGTGCTGTGGAtcaagctgctggaggagatgtTCCTGGGCATGCCCAGCGAGTACCCGTGGGGCGACGAGATGATGCTGTTCCTCAACGTCTTCAACggggcgctgctgctgcaccctGAGGACAGCGCCCTCCTCAGGCAGTACACCGCCACCGCCATCAACACCGCTGTGCACTTCAACCACCTCTTCTCCTTGAGCGGCTACCAGTGGATCCTGCCGACCATGCTGCAG GTCTACGCCGACTACGAGAGCAACCCTTTACTGAGGCGCGGCATCGAGTTCTGCTGCCGGCAGTTCTACATCCTCCACCGCAAACCCTTTGTCCTGCAGCTGTTTGCCAGCGTGGCTCCACTGCTGGAATTCACA ACCAGCACCAGTACCGGTCTTTCTAAAGGAGTGTCCGCTCAGTGTCTGTTTGACCTGCTGATCTCTCTGGAGGGGGAGACCAAGGACGCTCTGGACGCTCTGGAGCTTGTTAAGGCTGAGAAGCCTCTACGCTCTTTAG ATTTTTGCTATGGGAATGAGGACCTGGCCTTCTCTGTCAGTGACTCCATCAAGCTGTGTGTCACCGTGGCTGCCTACGCCCCAGAATCCTTTAGGAG TCTGCAGATGCTGATGGTGCTGGAGGCCTTGGTCCCGTGCCACCTCCAGAAGCTGAAGATCAACACGGTTACGATGGAGTCGGCCTCAGCTGCCAGGGATGAGATTGCAGCCATCGCTGCCTTGGCCACATCCCTGCAGGCCCTCCTCTACAGCTCGGAGTCCCTCACAAg GCCCATGACAGCCCCCCAGATGTCCCGCTCTGACCAGGGCCATAAAGGAGGCACTGCAGCTAACCACGCCATGTCGGGAGGGGTCAACACCCG GGACAACCTGCACCTGCTGGAGGAAGGCCAGGGGATGCCgagggaggagctggatgagCGCATCGCCAGGGAAGAGTTCCGGCGGCCCAGGGAATCGCTGTTGAACATTTGCACCGAGTTTTACAAACATTGCGGCCCGCGACTCAAAATCCTGCAGAACGTGGCCGGGGAGCCGCGGGTCACGGCACTGGAGCTGCTGGACATCAAGTCCCACATGAG GCTGGCGGAGATCGCCCACGCCCTGCTGAAATTGGCCCCCTACGACACCCTGACCATGGAGAGCCGCGGGCTGCGGCGCTACATCATGGAGATGCTGCCCATCACCGACTGGTCGTCCGAGGCCGTCCGACCcgccctcatcctcatcctcaagAGGCTGGACCGCATGTTCAACAAGATCCACAAGATGCCTACGCTCAGGTGCGCTCGCCCACAGGCATTATGCACCAG GAGACAGGTGGAGTGGGAGGCGGCCAGCAGCCTGATCGAGGGGATCTGCCTGACCCTGCAGCGACAGCCAATCATCTCCTTCCTCCCACACCTTCGCTCGCTGATCAACGTCTGCGTCAACCTG GTGATGGGTGTGGTCGGTCCCTCCAGCGTGGCCGACgggctccctctcctccacctgagcCCCTACCTCTCGCCCCCGCTGCCCTTCAGCACAGCAGTGGTGCGCCTGGTCGCCCTGCAGATCCAG GCATTGAAGGAGGACTTTCCTCTCAGCCATGTGATCTCGCCCTTCACCAATCAGGAGAGGCGGGAGGGGATGCTGCTCAACCTGCTCATTCCCTTTGTGCTCACTGTGGGCTCTGGAAGCAAAG ACAGCCCCCACCTGGAGCAGCCggagatcttcctgctcctgcaGACGGTCATCAACATCCTGCTGCCTCCCCGGATCatctccacctcccgcacaaagAACTTCATGCTGGACGCCTCCCCGGCTCACTGCTCCACCCCGGGCGACACGGGGAAGGATCTGCGCAGGGAGGGACTGGCGGAGTCCACCAGCCAGGCCGCGTATCTGG CTCTGAAGGTGGTGTTGGTCTGCTTCGAGCGCTCGCTGGGAAACCAGTGGTACCGGCTCAGCTTGCAGGTGAAAGAGATGGCGCTGAGGAAAGTGGGCGGCTTGGCCTTCTGGGACTTCATTGACTTCATCGTCCGAACCCGCATCCCTATCTTCGTGCTGCTGAGGCCCTTCATACAGTGCAAG CTGTTGACGCAGCCCGCCGACTCCCAGGAGGAGATCACGGCCCGTCATCACATCGCCGACCAGCTGGAGCGCCGATTCATCCCGCGGCCCCTCTGCAAGAGCTCCCTGTTTGCAGAGTTCAATAACGAGCTGAAGATACTCAAGGAGGCCGTGCACAGCGGCTCTG CTTACCAGGGAAAGACGTCCATCAGCACGGTGGGCACCTCCACGTCGGCGTATCGCCTCAGTTTGGCCACAATGTCGCGCTCCAACACCGGCACCGGCACCGTGTGGGAGCAGGAGAGCCAGCCATCGCGCCAACCCTCCCAAGACACACTCAGCCGCACGGACGAGGACGACGAAGAGA ATGACTCTATGAGCATCCCCAGCGTGGTGAGCGAGCACGAGGCCTTCCTGCCCCGGATGATGGCGCAGCGCCGGTTCTCCAGCCACGCCACCGGCTCCGTGGCCTCGCAGCCCGAGGTGCCGCGCGCCACCATGCTGCCCAGCCATAG TGAACCCAATGTGCTAGATGAGTCCCAGGGCCTTCTGCAGGAGGGTAACCTCTCTAG GGTTGCCAGTGTGCAGAGTGAACCGGGCCCGCAGAACCTTCTGCTCCAGCCTCCTTTAGGAAGAAAGAGAGGCCTCAGACAG CTACGTCGCCCCCTGCTGTCCATTCCAAAGAATGAACCCCGCGGCCGATCCGGAgcgaggatctccaccacgcgCAGGGGCATCCAGCCCAAGAACAAACCACTGG aaacgttgtTGGACTGTGAAG CGCACGCCGACCAAAAGCGATCCGTCACCTTCACGGAGAACCAAGGCCAGGGAACCGGCGGCACGACGGAgccagcagctgaggccaggaAGGCCAGTCCGGCCCTCTCCAAGTCCCCGACCCTGGAAGCGGCCTCCGTCTCCTCGGCGACGGTGACGGCCGACCTGCACGGCCCCGCTGAGACGCAG GTTGCTCCCGCCGTAAGCAGCAAGGAGAGGCGAGAGCAGTGGGGCCTCCGCAGCAGCCTCTCCCCCCCGCACTCCATCTCCCGCCCCTCCACCCCGACACACCCGTCCCGGACCTGCTCCCCGCTGCCCCTCTCCCGGACCTGCTCCCCTCTCGCCTTGTCCcgcacctcctctcctctgcccccGCCGCTGCCGGTGCTGGGCACGGCGCCGGCGCCCggccccccgcctcctccgcctctgccGCCGGCACCTCTCctgcctccgccgccgccgggggCCCCCCGCATCCGAGAGAGCCCCGGCGACGAGGACACGGCGGCGCTGCTGCCGCGCGGCGACACCCTGCTGCAGCTGAGCGAGGACGGCGGCACGGAGAACCCCCTCCTCAGGCCGCTGCTGTCCCACCCCTcgccccgccgccgccccctgCCCTTCTCCCCGGTCgacctggacctggacgagTCGCACGTCTGA